In the genome of Hyphomonas sp. Mor2, one region contains:
- a CDS encoding class I SAM-dependent methyltransferase has translation MNTTSTLFLADQWDPTQYALLDSGEGHKLERFGGHVVIRPDPQAFWMPANPVDSWEADARFDAKAGDDDRGQWRLINPAAPEAWPLEWRGLRLNARRTPFRHLGLFQEHSVHWAFAQDQIRSAGRKIRLLNLFGYTGMMSLAAAQAGAEVTHLDASPKSNGYGKEHAEMSGLADAPIRWIADDAMKFTAREIRRGNTYDAIVLDPPKFGRGTKNETWRFEEDLPGLLANVRALLSPNPLFVILTAYAVRLSHIALAQALSAHLDGLGGTLEMGEMAIPHAKDDRLLPTSICARWRAN, from the coding sequence ATGAACACGACCTCTACCCTGTTCCTGGCGGACCAATGGGATCCGACTCAATACGCGCTGCTCGACAGCGGCGAGGGTCACAAGCTCGAACGGTTCGGCGGGCATGTGGTAATCCGCCCCGACCCGCAAGCGTTCTGGATGCCGGCAAATCCCGTCGACAGCTGGGAGGCTGATGCCCGGTTTGATGCGAAGGCCGGCGATGATGACCGCGGACAATGGCGTCTGATCAATCCGGCGGCACCGGAGGCCTGGCCGCTCGAATGGCGCGGCCTGCGCCTGAATGCCCGGCGCACCCCGTTCCGACATCTTGGCCTGTTTCAGGAACATAGCGTCCACTGGGCGTTCGCGCAGGATCAGATCCGCTCGGCCGGGCGCAAGATCCGACTGCTCAACCTGTTTGGCTATACCGGAATGATGAGCCTGGCCGCCGCGCAGGCCGGGGCCGAGGTCACGCATCTCGATGCCAGCCCGAAATCGAACGGCTATGGCAAGGAGCATGCGGAGATGAGCGGTCTGGCCGACGCACCGATCCGCTGGATTGCGGACGATGCGATGAAATTTACCGCGCGCGAGATCAGACGCGGCAATACCTATGACGCCATCGTGCTTGATCCACCCAAGTTTGGTCGCGGGACAAAGAATGAGACCTGGCGGTTTGAAGAGGATCTTCCGGGCTTGCTCGCCAATGTGCGCGCGCTGTTGTCACCCAATCCGCTGTTCGTGATCTTGACGGCTTACGCGGTCCGCTTGTCGCATATCGCGCTGGCACAAGCCTTGAGCGCGCATCTAGACGGTCTCGGTGGCACTTTGGAGATGGGTGAAATGGCGATCCCGCACGCGAAGGATGATCGCCTCCTGCCGACCTCGATTTGCGCCAGATGGCGGGCGAACTAA
- a CDS encoding RNA methyltransferase, which translates to MDSIDQISSASNPLIKRLRGLERKKNRNETGLFLAEGARLIEQALAQDWTIDTLVISNSGADRDYVQALCRDAKHRGARVVQVPDRLAGSIARKDNPQAVIAAIQQRDLALSDLDQAHPGLWIGLLECRDPGNLGTILRTADCAGAAGVVLIEQCCDPYSIEAVRASMGSLFDVRLARTDFASFNDWRRGAGLSMVAASVNGDTRHDEVDFNPPSLILMGNEQAGLPPMIEAECDTLCLIPMRGGADSLNLAQATAIMLYEGWRQRGFA; encoded by the coding sequence ATGGACTCTATCGACCAGATCAGCTCGGCGAGCAATCCGCTCATCAAGCGGTTGCGCGGCCTGGAGCGCAAGAAAAACCGTAATGAAACAGGGTTGTTCCTGGCCGAAGGCGCGCGCCTGATCGAACAGGCCCTGGCCCAGGATTGGACCATTGATACGCTCGTTATCTCGAATTCCGGGGCCGATCGGGACTATGTTCAGGCACTTTGCCGCGACGCGAAACACCGCGGAGCGCGAGTGGTCCAAGTCCCCGATCGCCTGGCTGGGTCAATTGCTCGAAAAGACAATCCACAGGCGGTGATCGCGGCCATCCAGCAACGCGATCTGGCCCTATCAGATCTCGATCAGGCCCATCCGGGATTGTGGATCGGCCTGTTGGAATGCCGTGACCCCGGCAATCTGGGTACCATTCTGCGCACGGCCGATTGCGCCGGTGCCGCGGGGGTTGTCCTGATCGAGCAGTGCTGCGATCCGTACAGTATCGAAGCGGTGCGCGCCTCCATGGGATCCCTGTTTGATGTACGCCTGGCCCGGACGGATTTTGCAAGTTTCAACGACTGGCGGCGCGGTGCCGGCCTCTCCATGGTTGCAGCAAGTGTGAACGGCGACACGCGCCATGATGAGGTCGATTTCAACCCGCCAAGCTTGATCCTGATGGGAAATGAGCAAGCAGGCTTACCGCCAATGATAGAGGCAGAGTGCGATACGCTCTGCCTGATCCCGATGCGCGGTGGAGCCGACAGCCTGAACCTCGCCCAGGCGACAGCGATTATGCTTTACGAGGGCTGGCGCCAGCGAGGGTTTGCCTGA
- a CDS encoding OmpA family protein, with protein sequence MSAYDTMIAGLSGAGLALLGIITVHGTSEYHLNAAQMHEQLEASAEAALAESGQGWATLEMNGQRAVLTGAPPSVEAAEVARVAVLQSSGDGGLLRGGIWSVETQFDEIRSMPTASPYVWRAIKSPDGAMILVGSAPDETIKSALSAYATDLSGRAPDDRVEIALGAPPGDWGGTARFGMDQLARLDSGEARLTDHELRLSGIAMDDAARIEVTASVANLGEPWRGVPNIDGPSHWKAEHVDGTLVLSGSCETLEERAEIAEIAASYFDGPVIDQMTISSTEYEQWIQGVRLGLPHFSQFDSGEMEFQPEGQGFKFEGEATSSTLQFLREDMATMDGEYAVQIAAETVTVALDEISDVELSADPLEACQTSFDLIMDTNAVVFNLGSAEISRESGLTLDKIMAVSGACADTLMFEVGGHTDDSGDRAENIELSQARAQAVANYMAATGFDTARLIVQGYGPDQPKLDNATPEGRAANRRIEFKVQEWNE encoded by the coding sequence ATGAGTGCCTATGACACGATGATTGCTGGCTTGAGCGGCGCGGGCCTCGCGCTGCTGGGCATCATCACTGTCCATGGGACGTCTGAGTACCACCTCAACGCGGCGCAGATGCACGAGCAATTGGAAGCGTCCGCAGAAGCGGCCCTGGCGGAATCCGGGCAAGGCTGGGCGACCCTCGAGATGAATGGCCAGCGGGCTGTGTTGACCGGCGCACCGCCAAGTGTTGAGGCTGCTGAGGTTGCGCGGGTGGCTGTGCTGCAATCCTCTGGCGATGGTGGTTTACTAAGGGGCGGCATCTGGAGTGTGGAGACCCAGTTCGATGAAATTCGCAGCATGCCCACCGCATCCCCTTATGTCTGGCGAGCCATCAAGAGTCCCGACGGAGCTATGATCCTGGTTGGGTCGGCACCGGATGAAACGATCAAGTCGGCATTGTCCGCCTATGCGACCGATCTGTCGGGACGAGCACCAGATGACCGAGTCGAGATCGCCCTGGGCGCGCCTCCGGGAGACTGGGGGGGCACAGCTCGGTTTGGCATGGATCAATTGGCACGCCTTGATAGCGGCGAAGCGCGGTTGACAGACCATGAGCTGCGCCTCAGCGGAATTGCGATGGACGATGCGGCGCGCATCGAGGTCACCGCTTCGGTTGCCAATCTCGGCGAGCCCTGGCGCGGTGTGCCGAACATTGATGGCCCCAGCCATTGGAAAGCCGAGCATGTCGACGGCACACTGGTTCTGTCAGGCAGCTGCGAAACGCTCGAAGAACGCGCCGAGATTGCCGAGATCGCTGCGTCTTACTTTGATGGGCCGGTTATCGATCAGATGACCATTTCTTCGACCGAATATGAGCAATGGATCCAGGGCGTCCGCCTTGGGCTTCCCCATTTCAGTCAATTCGACAGCGGTGAAATGGAGTTTCAGCCCGAGGGGCAGGGGTTCAAATTCGAGGGAGAGGCAACCAGTTCAACCTTGCAATTCCTGCGAGAAGACATGGCCACGATGGATGGGGAGTATGCCGTCCAGATTGCCGCGGAGACGGTAACTGTAGCACTCGACGAAATTTCAGATGTCGAACTCAGCGCAGATCCACTGGAGGCCTGCCAGACTTCGTTTGATCTGATCATGGACACCAACGCGGTTGTGTTCAATTTGGGGAGCGCTGAAATCTCGCGTGAAAGCGGTCTCACGCTCGACAAGATCATGGCGGTGTCCGGGGCCTGTGCCGATACGCTGATGTTTGAAGTCGGCGGGCATACCGATGATTCCGGTGATCGCGCAGAAAATATCGAACTCAGCCAGGCCCGTGCGCAGGCCGTCGCCAATTATATGGCAGCCACCGGGTTTGATACGGCGCGCCTAATCGTCCA